AGTAGAATGGCATACCGCGAAGCGATCTCGTTACGCTGCAGAAGAAATCCGAGCCGCACGATCTCTTGCAGGATCGTCGCCGAGCCTGGGCTCAGGCGGTACGCACGCTGATAGGTTTCCAATGCGCCGGCCACGTCGCCGCGATGATCTTGCAAGCGAGCCTTGGTGAGCAGCGTCGTCAAACGGAGGCGATTCTCGGCCGATTCGTTGCGAGGTGTTTTCTCGACAAACGGATCGGGGATCTGATCAAACGGAAGTTCGTCTTTGCCTTGGTTGGTAGCGACCGATTCTGTCGCCGAGGAATTCTCTGCCGCAAGTAGCGAAGTATGGAAGACACTGCTTAGAACCAGAGCCGCTAGGAGCGAGAACATCCATGAAGATGGACGAAGTATCATAAGACCCTCAACCGGGCGAGGAGTGGATGAATCGATTTTCCCGCAGACAAAATCTGCTGGGGATCGGTTTGCCTTGAATTCTATCCTGGACGGGGGAATTGGTCCAAGATGAAACCCACCACTCTGCTGAGCCGAGTCGTAGGTTCTACTTAGGCTTCTTTTTGGTGATTCGCGTCGACGTTTTCTTAGGGGCGGCCTTCTTGGTCGTCGACTTGGTGGCCTTCTTCTTGGTGGGCTCGGCTTTGGCCGTCTTCTTCTTAGGGGCCGTGCTCTTGGTCGATTTGGCAGCCTTGGTTGGTGCTGCTTTCTTGGTAGTCTCTTTGGCGGATGTTGACTTCTTCTTGGTAGTTGCTTCCGGAGCCGGGGCTTGCTTGGCGGGTTCTTCCTTAGCAGGTGCCGGTTCTTCGCTTACGCGTTTGGGGAAACGCGATTTGGCATCAGGCGAAATTTCCAACAGCAGGTCGCGAATCTTCTTCGAGAATGGTGCATTTTGGAAATCAACGGCCAGTTCATGGACCATGTCCGAGAACTCGACCCCCTTGGTCTTGGGGACGGCCCGTTCCATGCCTGGGATGGTTTGCTTTTCCAATTCCTTGTCGGTGATCGCACCCAGGACAAACATCAGGTTCAACAGAGCACGGTCGACCGGGATTGAGTGCCCACCGAGCCCATGCTGAGTGACATATCCAACGACAAACGGCGTCGCGCCATATTTTTCAATGCTGGCGACAGCTTTGCCCTGGTTGCCCTTCTTCAGGCCTTCGAGGTCGTAGGTGTAAATGGCCTCGAAAATGTTCTGTAGCAGAGTTTTCACGCGAGACGCGGCAACATCCGAAATGGGATGCTTGGCGAACATCTCGGATAGCTCCGGTACGCTGGTCACGCGAACTTCGTTCCAGTCGAAGTATTCGCTTTGAAGCATGCCGTAACATTCTTCGGCGACTTTGTGTGGTGCGTTTTCCAGGATGGCGGCAAACACGAGCTGTTCGAGGATCGACCGTTTGTCGGGACCAGCGGTCGTGTAGTGCTTCTTGATGACTTTGTGGCAAGCGGTGAAGACGTTTGCTCGGTTTGCTGCGGCCATGGCGTTGTGTGAAGTTTCTAAGTTGTGTTGGGCGGGATGATAGGCAAACGGATTCGCGGGATGACTACGAAGACTCCTCCGAGTCCTCGTCTTCTGGTTCCCAGTCTTCGTCTGCCATTACCTCTTCCGAGTCATCCTCGTCTTCCGACGGCGGCAGAACTTCTTTCAGAATGCGGCTGACTTCCAGTGCCTGTTTCACTCCCTTATCGATTTCGAACTCGAGCTTGGGAATGTAACGCGTGTCGATACGGTCATTAATGCACGACTGCAGGAAGCCGGCCGAGCGGCGGAGACCATTGAGGCAGAGCTGCTGCTTCTTTTCGTCTCCCATAATGGAAACATAGACCTTGGCGTTGCGCATGTCGCCCGCCACTTCCACTTTGGTTACCGTCACGTCTTTGACGCGCGGGTCGCGCAGCTGCGTCAGGATTGCCATGCTGACAACTTCCCGAATCGCAGATGCGGCTTTCAATGTTCGACGAGACGCCATAGGTCCTTTCCCCGTAGTTAGGGGCATCAAGAGGGGTGATTAGCTTTCCAGGGTACGAGCGAATTCCTCGACCTTGAAAGCTTCGAGAATGTCCCCTTCCTTGATGTCGTTGAAGCCGGCGAGCTTGATACCACACTCGTAGCCTTCGCGCACTTCCTTGGCATCGTCCTTTTCTCGCTTGAGCGAATCCAACGGATAGTCGCCGATACCACGTCCGTCGCGGTTAACCCGAATACGGCAACCACGTTCGATGGTGCCACCCAAAACGCGGCAACCGGCGATGGTACCGATACGGCTGACGGTGAAGGTCCGCTGAACCAAGGCACGTCCCAGTTCGGTCACACGGGATTCAGGCCGCAATTGGCCTTCGAGCAGCAGTTTGATGTCCTCGGTCACCTTGTAGATGATGTCGTAACGGCGAATTTCGACGCCGCGATCATCTGCCAGGCTGCGAGCGGCTTCATCCGGAATGACATTGAACGCCACGATAACCGCATTCGAAGCGGAAGCGAGCGTCACGTCGGCGACGGTCACGCCACCGACGGTGGCCTGCATCACGCGAACCTTGACTTCGGGGTGATCGAGTTTGTCGAGTTCTTTCTGAATCGCTTCGATCGAACCACGCGTATCCGATCGCAAGATGATGTTCAGGTAGACGATACCAGCATCGTCGCCGGCCAGGTTGCCCGACTGCAGACGTTCCTGGAAGTCCTCGAACGAAACCTTGACAGTGTGGCCGCCAAGCTTATCGGCGCGGGACCGGTCTGATCGCATTTCGGCGATCTCGCGGGCATCGGCGATATCGCGTAGCACGTAGAACTTTTCACCGGCAGCCGGAGCTTCATCGAAACCAGTGACGTTCACCGGGGTAGAAGGAGGTGCTTCATCCAAACGCTTGCGTGCATCCAGCGTGTCGTACATCGCTTTAATACGACCGAAGGTGCTACCGCACACGACCACGTCGCCCACTTTCAGCGTACCGTTGTTCACGATCACCTTGGCGAGCACACCACGGTCCGACTCTTGTTCGGCTTCCAAACAAACGCCGACGGCATCGCGGTTAGGGTTGGCTTTGTATTCGTGGATTTCCGAGGTCAGCAAGATGGTTTCCAGCAGCGTGTCGACCCCTTCGCCGGTGATGGCACTGGTCTTCACGACTTCCACGTCACCACCCCATTCCGCCGGCAACAAGCCATGCTGCGACAACTGTTGCAGGGCTTTTTCGGGGTTGGCACCGGGGACGTCCATCTTGTTCAAGGCCACGATGATGGGCACTTCAGCCGCTTTCGCGTGACTGATGGCTTCTTCCGTTTGTGGCATCACACCATCGTCGGCGGCCACAATCAGCACGGCAATGTCGGTAACATTCGCACCACGGGCACGCATTTCAGTAAACGCTTCGTGACCCGGCGTATCGACGAAGGCAATCTTCTTCTCGCCCTTGTCGACGATGTAGGCCCGAATGTGCTGGGTGATACCGCCTGCTTCGCCGCTAACGACGTTGAGGCCGATGATCTTATCCAGCAGAGACGTTTTACCGTGGTCAACGTGACCCAGGAACGTGACAACCGGAGGACGTTCGACCAGATCGCCTTCGTCGTCGACTTGGTCCTCGATCTGCGAGATGAGGGTGTCTTCGATCGACTCCGGTTCTTTGATCTTAAGATCGACGCCGTGTTCGGCTGCAATCAGTTCAGCCGTTTCGGCATCGAGCATGGCGTTGATGGTAACCATTTGGCCAAATGACATGAGCGTCCGCTGGACAACCTGGGCCGGCAGACCGGTCGCTTCAGAGAACTCACGCAGCGTGCATGGCAGTTCCAGCGCGACGTCTGTCTTGCGCGGTGCGGCGGTCGAAACCTTGGGGCCAGCCTTTTCGCGGCGTGGTCGATGACGGCGTCCTCGCACTTCATCACCATCTCCCCCGTCGGCGGAAATGGATTTGGAGCGTTTGCGGCCTTGGGTTCGGGCATCGCGGCTGCCGGCCATGCCAGCCATACCGGTTGACTTGCCTTTACCTTTGCCTTTGCCCTTGGCTGTCGATTCGCCATCGTCGCGCACATCTGTTACTTCTTCTATGTCCGCTGAAGACTTGCGGTCTTTGGACTTTCGCTTCTTTTCGTGCAGCTTGGTGAATTCTTCGAGAGGCGCTTTCTGCCCCTTCTTGGCACCTTTGATGGCTTCCTTGGGAAGCTGCATGATCGGCTTCTGAGCGGCCGGCTCTTTCGTTTCGGTCGGCTGCTTGGGGGCCGGTGCGGTCGGCATCTTGGCGATCTTAACGACCGGCGTAACCTTCTTCGGCTTTGGTTTGGGCTTGTCGCGGTCGTCTTCTTTCTTCGGACCGCCGCCACCACCCAGGGTGCGAACCTTACGCTGCGAGCCAATAGCGATGTAATCGCCACGGCGAATGCTGCGAACAGGGGCGTCTGGGTCTACTTCCTCGCGAGGCGCGGAAGCTTCTTGGTCGTCAGACGTGCCAGGCTCAGCACCGGCGGCGGATGGCTTTTCAGCGACGACTTCGTCAAGCTCAGGGGCAGCTTCGCGCTGCGGAGTTGGTGACTCTTCCCGGGCCGTTATTTCTGCCGGCTGGGTGGTCTCCTCATGAGCGACGGCTCCGCTCTCTTCCACAAATTCTTCTTCGTGAGGCGATTGCGATTCGTCCTCTTTCGGACGCATCTTGTTGCCCAGAGGACCGCCGAGGGTGCGGATTCGAGAGGGCTTGGCTGGCTGGACCGGGCGTTCAGGACGCATCGGTTCGTCGGCTTCCGGTCGGCTTTGCGAGCCACGGCTACTGCCGCCGCCACCGGAATCCTTGTTCATGAATGCCTTGACTTTGACCAGTTCGTCATCGTCCAGGCTGGCAAGTGCAGACCCTTTCCCGGTAACGCCTGCACGATTGCAGATGTCGACGAGTTGCTTGCTATCTACCTGAAGCTCTTTAGCTAACGCGTAAATTCGTATGGGCACTTTGGCCTTCCTGCTGAGTTTTTTGGGGTGCTGTAAGGCGGATTACCTCACATGACACCTGTTACCGGGACCCATCATCCTACGTCCCGCCAATTATTTTGCCAACCACGAGCCAATTTGCTAATCGTTACAATCGCAATTTGGCGAATCCGGCAGCTCGCACACGAGTGCGGCGTTTTGCCCGATTCGTTTCGTTAGTTGGAACTCATCGGGAAAGGCCTCGCTGCCGAGGGGATACGATTTGGGGGCTCCGCTCGATCATTGCGCGGAGCCGTCTTTTAGCTTTTCATCGCGAATACGGCGACGTTCGGCTTCCATGGCTTTTTCAGCCTCTTCTGCCTTTTGCTCCGCCATTTCGCGAATCTGTTCAACTTGTTCTTCTGTGTATTCGCCCATTTCCATCATAGCGTCGGTCTCGATGACCGAGAGGTCGTCATAGGAAAGGAACCCTTCCCCCACGAGCTGCTCGGCTACTTCGTCTGTGATGCCTTCAATGGAACTGAAGCCGGTCACGGCGCGTTCAATCTGCTCTTCGAGTTCTTCGCGGAGCATGATCTCGATGTCCCATCCGCACAGCTTGCTGGCCAAGCGGACGTTTTGCCCTCGGCGACCGATTGCCAGGGAAAGTTGATCCTCACGAACCAGAACGATGGCGCGACCCATCATTTGGCACAGAATCACTTCCTCGACCTCGGCAGGCTGAAGA
The sequence above is drawn from the Blastopirellula marina genome and encodes:
- the rbfA gene encoding 30S ribosome-binding factor RbfA, translated to MASRRTLKAASAIREVVSMAILTQLRDPRVKDVTVTKVEVAGDMRNAKVYVSIMGDEKKQQLCLNGLRRSAGFLQSCINDRIDTRYIPKLEFEIDKGVKQALEVSRILKEVLPPSEDEDDSEEVMADEDWEPEDEDSEESS
- the infB gene encoding translation initiation factor IF-2, giving the protein MPIRIYALAKELQVDSKQLVDICNRAGVTGKGSALASLDDDELVKVKAFMNKDSGGGGSSRGSQSRPEADEPMRPERPVQPAKPSRIRTLGGPLGNKMRPKEDESQSPHEEEFVEESGAVAHEETTQPAEITAREESPTPQREAAPELDEVVAEKPSAAGAEPGTSDDQEASAPREEVDPDAPVRSIRRGDYIAIGSQRKVRTLGGGGGPKKEDDRDKPKPKPKKVTPVVKIAKMPTAPAPKQPTETKEPAAQKPIMQLPKEAIKGAKKGQKAPLEEFTKLHEKKRKSKDRKSSADIEEVTDVRDDGESTAKGKGKGKGKSTGMAGMAGSRDARTQGRKRSKSISADGGDGDEVRGRRHRPRREKAGPKVSTAAPRKTDVALELPCTLREFSEATGLPAQVVQRTLMSFGQMVTINAMLDAETAELIAAEHGVDLKIKEPESIEDTLISQIEDQVDDEGDLVERPPVVTFLGHVDHGKTSLLDKIIGLNVVSGEAGGITQHIRAYIVDKGEKKIAFVDTPGHEAFTEMRARGANVTDIAVLIVAADDGVMPQTEEAISHAKAAEVPIIVALNKMDVPGANPEKALQQLSQHGLLPAEWGGDVEVVKTSAITGEGVDTLLETILLTSEIHEYKANPNRDAVGVCLEAEQESDRGVLAKVIVNNGTLKVGDVVVCGSTFGRIKAMYDTLDARKRLDEAPPSTPVNVTGFDEAPAAGEKFYVLRDIADAREIAEMRSDRSRADKLGGHTVKVSFEDFQERLQSGNLAGDDAGIVYLNIILRSDTRGSIEAIQKELDKLDHPEVKVRVMQATVGGVTVADVTLASASNAVIVAFNVIPDEAARSLADDRGVEIRRYDIIYKVTEDIKLLLEGQLRPESRVTELGRALVQRTFTVSRIGTIAGCRVLGGTIERGCRIRVNRDGRGIGDYPLDSLKREKDDAKEVREGYECGIKLAGFNDIKEGDILEAFKVEEFARTLES